One Archangium violaceum genomic window, GCGCCGCCTCGAAGAAGCCCGCCCGGTCGTGCGTGGCCCCCGTGAAGGCCCCCTTCGCGTGGCCGAACAGCTCGCTCTCCAGCAGGCTCTCCGTCACCGCGGCGCAGTTCACCGCCACGAAGGCCTTGTGCGCCCGGCTCGACTCCTCGTGGATGAGCTGGGCGATCCGCTCCTTGCCCACGCCACTCTCTCCGGTGATGAGCACCGTGGAGTCCACCTTCGCCGCCCGCCTCGACAGGTTCAGCACCTGCTGCATGGCCTCGGTGCGCGCCACCATGCCCGCCGGATCCTCCCGCACGCCCGACACCCGCGCCAGCGTCTGGCGCTTCGCCCTCAGCTTGCGCTCGGCCTGCTTCAACGCTTCCGTTACCTGCGCCAGCGCCCCCTCCATGCACTGCGTCTCGTAGAAGCGCAGCGCCTCGCGGCACTCGGTGCTCCACTCCTCCTCCGGCTTGCCGATGATCTGACACACCGCGTCCCCCCTCCCCACGCAGCGCGTCTCGAGGCAGTACACGGACTTGCCGTTGCAGTAGCTCATGTAGCCACTGGCGAAGCCCGTCAGCGCCCAGCACACCGGCTCTTCCGCCTTGCCCAGGTGCAGCAGGTGCTGCTCCGCCTCGTACGAGTCGTGCCACAGCGCCTCCGCGAAGGGCTCCGGGCCGTCCTCCTTCCCGCGCTCCACCCGCTCCAGCACCACCTGCCCCTGCAGCGTGTGCAGCCGCCCTCCCGCACGGCGCCACTGCGCCTCGTCCTCCCAGGGGAAGGCGTTCTTCATCGTCTCCGCTGTCCTCCAGCCATGCGCGAAGCCCAGCCGGGTGAGCATGCCCCTGGCCGCCGTCATCCCCACCGTGGAGATGAGCTCCTTGCGCAGCAGTCCCAACACCACTGGATCCAACAGCAGCACCCGCTGGCCCGCGAAGTGGATGAGCCCTCCGTTCGGTTCGAAGGACAGCAGCTCTCTCAGGTCCAGCTCCAGCCTTGGCGCCATGGTGACTCCCTCTCACGATGATGGCTCTATCTATCGTTTTGAGAGTTCCGGCGCGAGCCAGAGTCGCTGGGGCAAGTGATTCCAATGGTTTGGAGGGTTGACTTCCCTGGCCTGGGGGTTGCTATGAAGTCCCCGCGTGACGCTGTTCCGCAGTTCCCCAATGGAGAGAACCACCATGAAGCTGTCCCTGAAGCCCGCCATCGCCGCCCTCGTGCTCGCCGCCCCCTCGTTCGCGTTCGCCGCCGAGTTCGAGATCGACGCCGCCCACTCGGCCGCGCAGTTTTCCGTGAAGCACATGATGGTGTCGAACGTGCGTGGCGCGTTCTCGAAGGTGACCGGCAAGGCCAACATCGACGAGAAGGACATCACCAGGTCCACCGTGGAGGCGACCATCGACGCCACCACCATCAACACCAACGAGCCCAAGCGCGACGAGCACCTGCGCAGCGCTGACTTCTTCGACACCGCGAAGTACCCCACCATCACCTTCAAGTCGACGAAGGTGGAGAAGGCCGGCGCGAACCTGAAGGTGACCGGCAACCTCACCATGCACGGCGTGACCAAGCCGGTGGTGCTGGACGTGGAGGGCTTCACCACGGAGGCGAAGGATCCCTGGGGCAACATCAAGCGCGGCGGCACGGCCACCACGAAGATCAACCGCAAGGACTTCGGCCTGGGCTGGAACAGCGTGCTCGAGACCGGCGGCGTGGCGGTGGGTGAGGAGGTTGCCATCACCCTCGACCTCGAGCTGAACAAGAAGCAGGCGGCCCCGGCCAAGGCCGCGAAGGACTCGAAGTAATCGCCTGAGCGGGACAGGGCGTTTGCCCGGAGGGGCCTCGGAGACGAGGCCCCTCTTTCATTTGCGGGCACCCTCCGCGGGCACCGCCAGCGCGTGGGGCCGCGCCAGCGGTGGGGCGAGGGCGGGCTCAGCCCTCGGCGACGGCCTGCACGCTCGCGCGGTAGATGAAGATGCGCGAGGTGTTGGTGCGCGTGTCCGCGGGGATGACGAAGAAGCCCTCGCCGGTCCCCTTGTAGTCGTTGGAGAAGCCGGCCACCTGGCGTCCGTCCGTGAAGGTGACGCGCACCTTCTGCCCCTCCGGCTGCGGAGGACGGCTGCCGGTGGCGAGCATGAAGAAGACGGCCTTCACGCGCTGGATGGGGATGCGCTCGGGGGCGAAGCCGGTCTGCTGCTCGAGCGGGATGGCCTCGTCGAGCAGGTCCACGTCCCGGATGGCGCCGCGCTTCACCTGGCCCTCCACCGTGTGGATGATGACCCGGTGCTCACCCTCGATGAAGGCGTTGACGGGGGGGAGGGGGACTCCGGCGGACGCGGTGGACTGCACGGCCGAAAGGCCGCTGAGCGTCGCGCGAGGAGGCGGAGCCCCGGGCACCATCACGGCACCCATCGCGATGGTGGGGGCGGTCGACATGGGCGCCTTCGGGGTCACCGCGGGGGCCGGAGGCGTCACGGGCGCCGCGCTTCGCGCCACGGGGGCGGGTGCCACGGGCGCCGGAGGCGGAACCATGACAGGGGGCACCGCCGCGGGAGGCGGCTCCACGATGTCCTCCGAGAGGTCGATCTCCGGCATCTCGGGCTCGGCCTCCATGACGGGGAGGTCGGCCTCGGGCTCGGCTTCCATGATGGGAAGGTCGGGCTCGGGTGCTGGCGGCGGGGCGAAGGCGGAAGCCGGCTCGGGGTTGAACTGCTCCTGGGTGGGCTCGGCGAGCGGATCATGTCCCCACGCCGACTCCTGCTGCTGGCCGGACCAGTCCGACGGTGCATGTGCATCGGCCGCCGGCTCACCGGAGGACCAGGTGTCACTCGTGCCGAACAGGGAGGCGTCACGCTCGGCGCTCATGGGCTCGGCCTCGTAGGCCGCCGCGTTCCAGTCCGTCTGCGTACCGTTGGCCTGCTGCGCCTCCCAGCTCGTCGCGTCCGTGGCGGGCTCGCTCCAGGCCGTCTCCGCGGGGGCATTGGACCAGGCCGCTCCATGATCCATGGGGGCCGTCTCGGCGAGTGGCTGCGAGTCCGTGCCGGCGGCGTTCCATTCGGGCTGCACTTCCTCGACGGGCGCGTCCCAGCTGGCCTGCGGATCGGTGGCCTGTGCGGCGTTCCAGTCCTGCGTGGCGCCTCCCGTGGCCCACTCGGGCTGGGGCTCGGTGCCCTCCGTCTGCTCGGCGGCGGTCATCCACGGCTGCTGCTCGGCGGGGGCACCCCACTCGGACTGGGCCTCCAGGACGGGCTGCTCCTCGACAGGAGTGGCCCACTCGGGCTGCGCCTCGGTCGCGGGCTGCTCGGCGGGAGCACCCCACTCGGGCTGGGCTTCCAGGACGGGCTGCTCCTCGGAGGGGGCTCCCCAATCACTCTGGGGCTCGGCGGGAGCGCCCCACTCGGGCTGAGCTTCCAGGACGGGCTGCTCCTCGACAGGAGTGGCCCACTCGGGCTGCGCCTCGGTCGCGGGCTGCTCTTCGGGAGCACCCCACTCGGGCTGGGCCTCCAGGACGGGCTGCTCCTCGACAGGAGTGGCCCACTCGGGCTGCGCCTCGGTCGCGGGCTGCTCGGCGGGAGCACCCCACTCGGGCTGGGCCTCCAGGACGGGCTGCTCCTCGGAGGGGGCTCCCCAATCACTCTGGGGCTCGGCGGGAGCGCCCCACTCGGGCTGAGCTTCCAGGACGGGCTGCTCCTCGACAGGAGTGGCCCACTCGGGCTGCGCCTCGATGACAGGCTGGGGCTCTTCGGGAGCACCCCACTCGGGCTGAGCCTCCAGGACGGGCTGCTCCTCGACAGGAGTGGCCCACTCGGGCTGCGCCTCGGTCGCGGGTTGCTCCTCGACAGGAGTGGCCCACTCGGGCTGCGCCTCCATGACCGGCTGCTCCTCGGCGGCGGCCCACTCGGGCTGCGCCTCGGTGGAGGACTCGGCGGGAGCACCCCACTCGGGCTGGGCCTCGGTCGCGGGTTGCTCCTCGGCGGCGGCCCACTCGGGCTGCGCCTCAGCGGAGGGCTCCGCAGGAGCACCCCATTCGGGCTGGGCCTCCAGGACGGGCTGCTCCTCGACAGGAGTGGCCCACTCGGGTTGTGCCTCGGCGGAAGGCTCGGCGGGAGCACCCCACTCGGGCTGGGCCTCGGTCGCGGGTTGCTCCTCGGCAGGAGTGGCCCACTCGGGCTGCGCCTCAGCGGAGGGCTCCGCAGGAGAACCCCATTCGGGCTGGGCCTCCAGGACGGGCTGCTCCTCGACAGGAGTGGCCCACTCGGGCTGCGCCTCGGTGGCGGGCTGCTCCGCGGTCGTCCACTCGGCTTGCACTTCGATGACGGGCTGGGGCTCGGCGGGAGCGCCCCACTCGGGCTGGGCCTCCAGGACGGGCTGCTCCTCGACAGGAGTGGCCCACTCGGGCTGCTCCTCGGTGGCGGGCTGCTCCGCAGTCGTCCACTCGGCCTGGGCTTCGATGACGGGCTGGGGCTCTTCGGGAGCACCCCATTCGGGCTGGGCCTCCAGGACGGGCTGCTCCTCCATGGGTGCGGCCCAATCCGCCTGTGCCTCGGTGGTGGGCTGCTCCGTGGTCGTCCACTCGGCCTGGGCTTCGATGACAGGCTGGGGCTCGGCGGGATCACCCCACTCGGGCTGCGCCTCCACGGGCGCGGCCCATTCGGGCTGGGCCTCCATGACCGGCTGCTCCTCGGCGGCAGCCCACTCGGGCTGCTCCTCGGCGGCGGCCCACTCGGGCTGCGCCTCGGCGGCGGGCTGCGCCTCGGCGGCGGCGGCCCACTCGGGCTGAGCCTCGATGGTGGTGGGCCCGGTTGAATACGCCCACTCCTGCTGGACTTCCGCGGGCTGGGCCTCGAGGACGGGCTGTTCCTCCATGGGTTCGGCCCACTCGGGCTGCGCCTCGATGGACGGCATGCCGACGTCATCAGTCAGCGGGCTGCCATACGCCGTGGTGCTCTCGACTTCGGCCCCGACCATCTCCGTCGCGGACTGCTCGCCTTCCGGCTGGTGACCCCAGGTCGCGCTGGCCTCCGTGAACTGCGGAGTGCTCATGAACTCCGCGGCGCTCTCCATCTGGAGGCTCTCCCCGGTGCTCGCGTCCCCGCTTTCGCTCCAGCTCACGTCGGCGCCCGTCGTCTCGAGCGGGATGGGCTCGTCCGACACGGACGTGCCGGTCTGGTCCGCGTGCCCCAGGAAATCGGAGGCGCTGGCGAGCGGCACGGGCTCGCCCGCGTTGCCCCACTCCTCGGGCCGAGTGGTCTCGGGGTCGAACGAGTCGGCGACCTCGATGGTGTTCGCGCGCAGATCGGGCGCGACCTGCATCGGGTTCAGCTCCAGCGTGGGCACGTGGTCCGCGAACGGCACGCCCGAATCGGGAGCCGACGGCTCGATCTCGGCACTGAGATCGACCGCGTCCAGGGTGGGCTGCTCCGCTCCGGCGGGGCTCGCCTCGAACGGCTCCATGTCCTGGGGCGTCGTTTCCCACGGCGCCTCCGTGGCCGGGACCGCGTTCGGCTCGGGCGGGGTCCGGAGATCGTTCACGTCCAGGGTGGAGACCGGCTCCGCGGCGGGCTGCTGCACCGGGTACGCGGGCAACGCGTACGACGCGGTGATCTCCATCGGGTTCTCTTCGTCGAGCAGGGCGATGTCCGGTTGCGCGGCCTCCGGCTCCGCATCCACCGCGAGCGGCGCGGCGGCCCACTCGTCCGCGACAGGGGCCGCGGGCTCCTCGGCGAGCATGGGCTCGGCCTGGAGCGGCACATCGGCCTCGGGCTCGAGCAGCTCGATGTCGGAGGGGCTGATCTCGATGGTCCGCTGTGGCGTCAGCGGCGGCTCGGCGACGGGCGGCGCGGAGGCGGGAGCGGGAGTCCCCAGGTCGGAGTTGAGCGAGGAGAAGTCGTCCTCGTCCAGCTCGATGGGCCCCGCGGACTCCGAGGACTGGGGCTCGTGCACCGACGGCTGCGTCTCGAGCGTGGCCGCCGAAGGCGCGGTGACGTCGTTCCAGTCGCTCATGTCGACCGACTCGGGAACGCTCTCGGGGAGGGGGGTGATCTCGCTGACGGGCGAGACGTCGGTGTCGCTCACCTCGAAGACGTCATCGGCGCCGGGCTCCGCGGCCTCGAGCGGCTCGGCTTCGGACGCGGGGAGGGGCTCTGGAGTGGGCTCCTCCCAGGGCGCGGGCTCGTTCAGCGCGGGGACCTCGAGGTTCTCGCTCTCGAGGCTGAGCTTGACCGGATCCGGCATCGGATGCGGCTGCTGCGGCACGTACCCGGGCACCGGCGAGCTGTAACCGGGCTCCGGCTCCAGTGGAGCCTCGGCCGAGTAGGCCTGCTGCGGCTCCGCCGCGTAGGTCTGGCCTTGCGTGGCGGCGTAGGGGTCCTGGCCCTGGTGGGGGTCGTAACCCTGTGAGGCATCAGCCGCGTAGGCCTGGTTGGGATCGTAGGCCTGGTTGGGGTCGTAACCGGCGGGATACGCGTACCACTGGCCATCCTCGCCATAGTAGCCCTGGGGCTGTTGCGCGTAGGCCTGGTTGGGGTCGTAACCCTGGTTGGGGTCGTAGGCCTGGTTGGGGTCGTAGGCCTGGTTGGGGTCGTAACCGGCGGGGTAGGCGTACCACTGGCCATCGTCGCCGTAGTAGCCCTGGGGCTGCTGCGCGTAGGCCTGGTTGGGATCGTAGGCCTGGTTGGGATCGTAGGCCTGGTTGGGATCGTAGCCGGTGGGGTAGGCGTACCACTGGCCATCGTCGCCGTAGTAGCCCTGGGGCTGCTGCGCGGGGTCCATGGCCGCGGCAGGCTCCTGCGAGGGCATGGCCTGGTTGACCAGGTGCCCCTGCAGCTCGTTCCAACGAGCCTCCTCCGAGGGGGAAAGATTCCCCCGCGTCCGCTTCTCATCCAGGAAGCGAAACTCCCTCATCGCCGCACGCGTGTCCGACATCCGTCACCTTGCTGCGGACCCGGGGCCAGGGCTCCTGCCGCAGCGCCAAAGCAAAAAATTTCCGTGGGCGAGTGTAGGGGACTCAGGAGGAGGGGTAAACTTCGCGAACGCGGAATCCGCCTGCCTGTCACCTCCGCGAGAGGGCGGCCTTCACGGCGTTTTCCAGCTGCGAGACACTCCGGCCATAGCGCTGCCGGAGCGCTTGCTCGAAGGGGGTGCCCTGTCCCACCTCGCGGATCAGCTCGAGCAGCCGGGAGGGCCCTCCCTCGCTCAGCAGCTCGCGGACGGCCACGGCCGAGGTCCCATAGGCCAGGGAGGGGTCCCGCTGGGTGATGAGGGCCTGCCCGGACATCTCCGAGAGGCGCGGGAGCTGACCGGTCTGGGCGGCGCCGCGCAGGCGGGTGGCCAGCGCGTAGGGCGGTTTGTCACTGCCCAGATAGCGCCATTCGATGTACTCGGCGAGACCTTCGTTGAGCCAGGTGGGGACGCGCTGGCCACCCTGGTTCGCGCGGACCAGGTCATCCACCACGGCGTGCACGTACTCGTGGACGAGGGTGGCCTTGGTCTGCTGGGTGAGCTCGGCGGCGTCGTTGATGCGGATGGCACCATCCGCGTAGAGCCCGGCCACGGCGCGCGCGAGTGCGGCGCCCTGGTGGGTGCGGAACTCCTCGCGGGTGTAGAGGATGACGTCCACGGGATTCTCGCGCGCCTCGCCGAGCACCTGACGGGTATGGGCATGGGCCTCGTCGAGCGCGGCGATGATGCGGCCCTCGTACTCGGCGCGCTGACCGAAGTCGCGCGCGTTGTTGAAGTACTTCACCACGAAGCGGCTGTTGGAGCGGGTGCGCATGCCGTCCGAGGCCACGCCGGACTCGTAGGAGAGGCCGGAGGAGGTGGATTGGACGGAGCCCTTGTCATCGGTCTCGCCGTTGAAGCGCCGCTCGATGGCGCGGGCCTGGGCGCGGGCCTCGGACTCCTCGGCGGACTCGCTGCGGGCCTTCTGCAACAA contains:
- a CDS encoding sigma-54-dependent Fis family transcriptional regulator; the protein is MAPRLELDLRELLSFEPNGGLIHFAGQRVLLLDPVVLGLLRKELISTVGMTAARGMLTRLGFAHGWRTAETMKNAFPWEDEAQWRRAGGRLHTLQGQVVLERVERGKEDGPEPFAEALWHDSYEAEQHLLHLGKAEEPVCWALTGFASGYMSYCNGKSVYCLETRCVGRGDAVCQIIGKPEEEWSTECREALRFYETQCMEGALAQVTEALKQAERKLRAKRQTLARVSGVREDPAGMVARTEAMQQVLNLSRRAAKVDSTVLITGESGVGKERIAQLIHEESSRAHKAFVAVNCAAVTESLLESELFGHAKGAFTGATHDRAGFFEAAHGGTLFLDEVGEVPPAMQAKLLRALQEKEVRRVGENQSRKVDVRVVAATNRNLAAEVVAGRFRQDLYYRLRVIELRIPPLRERRDDILPLARMLLAEATERLGRRVMGLSPEAADQLLRYGWPGNVRELGNAIERAVALCEGTRVEKDDLPEEVRAAPPSLLPGDSPRTLEEMEREYILAVLARNGGNRARTAEQLAIGIATLYRKLKQYGESEHPN
- a CDS encoding YceI family protein, translating into MKLSLKPAIAALVLAAPSFAFAAEFEIDAAHSAAQFSVKHMMVSNVRGAFSKVTGKANIDEKDITRSTVEATIDATTINTNEPKRDEHLRSADFFDTAKYPTITFKSTKVEKAGANLKVTGNLTMHGVTKPVVLDVEGFTTEAKDPWGNIKRGGTATTKINRKDFGLGWNSVLETGGVAVGEEVAITLDLELNKKQAAPAKAAKDSK
- a CDS encoding DUF6982 domain-containing protein gives rise to the protein MSDTRAAMREFRFLDEKRTRGNLSPSEEARWNELQGHLVNQAMPSQEPAAAMDPAQQPQGYYGDDGQWYAYPTGYDPNQAYDPNQAYDPNQAYAQQPQGYYGDDGQWYAYPAGYDPNQAYDPNQAYDPNQGYDPNQAYAQQPQGYYGEDGQWYAYPAGYDPNQAYDPNQAYAADASQGYDPHQGQDPYAATQGQTYAAEPQQAYSAEAPLEPEPGYSSPVPGYVPQQPHPMPDPVKLSLESENLEVPALNEPAPWEEPTPEPLPASEAEPLEAAEPGADDVFEVSDTDVSPVSEITPLPESVPESVDMSDWNDVTAPSAATLETQPSVHEPQSSESAGPIELDEDDFSSLNSDLGTPAPASAPPVAEPPLTPQRTIEISPSDIELLEPEADVPLQAEPMLAEEPAAPVADEWAAAPLAVDAEPEAAQPDIALLDEENPMEITASYALPAYPVQQPAAEPVSTLDVNDLRTPPEPNAVPATEAPWETTPQDMEPFEASPAGAEQPTLDAVDLSAEIEPSAPDSGVPFADHVPTLELNPMQVAPDLRANTIEVADSFDPETTRPEEWGNAGEPVPLASASDFLGHADQTGTSVSDEPIPLETTGADVSWSESGDASTGESLQMESAAEFMSTPQFTEASATWGHQPEGEQSATEMVGAEVESTTAYGSPLTDDVGMPSIEAQPEWAEPMEEQPVLEAQPAEVQQEWAYSTGPTTIEAQPEWAAAAEAQPAAEAQPEWAAAEEQPEWAAAEEQPVMEAQPEWAAPVEAQPEWGDPAEPQPVIEAQAEWTTTEQPTTEAQADWAAPMEEQPVLEAQPEWGAPEEPQPVIEAQAEWTTAEQPATEEQPEWATPVEEQPVLEAQPEWGAPAEPQPVIEVQAEWTTAEQPATEAQPEWATPVEEQPVLEAQPEWGSPAEPSAEAQPEWATPAEEQPATEAQPEWGAPAEPSAEAQPEWATPVEEQPVLEAQPEWGAPAEPSAEAQPEWAAAEEQPATEAQPEWGAPAESSTEAQPEWAAAEEQPVMEAQPEWATPVEEQPATEAQPEWATPVEEQPVLEAQPEWGAPEEPQPVIEAQPEWATPVEEQPVLEAQPEWGAPAEPQSDWGAPSEEQPVLEAQPEWGAPAEQPATEAQPEWATPVEEQPVLEAQPEWGAPEEQPATEAQPEWATPVEEQPVLEAQPEWGAPAEPQSDWGAPSEEQPVLEAQPEWGAPAEQPATEAQPEWATPVEEQPVLEAQSEWGAPAEQQPWMTAAEQTEGTEPQPEWATGGATQDWNAAQATDPQASWDAPVEEVQPEWNAAGTDSQPLAETAPMDHGAAWSNAPAETAWSEPATDATSWEAQQANGTQTDWNAAAYEAEPMSAERDASLFGTSDTWSSGEPAADAHAPSDWSGQQQESAWGHDPLAEPTQEQFNPEPASAFAPPPAPEPDLPIMEAEPEADLPVMEAEPEMPEIDLSEDIVEPPPAAVPPVMVPPPAPVAPAPVARSAAPVTPPAPAVTPKAPMSTAPTIAMGAVMVPGAPPPRATLSGLSAVQSTASAGVPLPPVNAFIEGEHRVIIHTVEGQVKRGAIRDVDLLDEAIPLEQQTGFAPERIPIQRVKAVFFMLATGSRPPQPEGQKVRVTFTDGRQVAGFSNDYKGTGEGFFVIPADTRTNTSRIFIYRASVQAVAEG
- a CDS encoding peptidase MA family metallohydrolase, coding for MRALLLAALLSANPPPTPAQAQKLAAQRAWEDLYLAWSSVDPKGYTPPQRRTIAASLLKGCEALAGTDAVMAYSLGERAALFQKTAPGLRCLARTALATDQRGAAEEALRHGLTYFPKEGYFGLELGRLLLEDKDPRGALEVLGKVPPRSPEASKARALLQKARSESAEESEARAQARAIERRFNGETDDKGSVQSTSSGLSYESGVASDGMRTRSNSRFVVKYFNNARDFGQRAEYEGRIIAALDEAHAHTRQVLGEARENPVDVILYTREEFRTHQGAALARAVAGLYADGAIRINDAAELTQQTKATLVHEYVHAVVDDLVRANQGGQRVPTWLNEGLAEYIEWRYLGSDKPPYALATRLRGAAQTGQLPRLSEMSGQALITQRDPSLAYGTSAVAVRELLSEGGPSRLLELIREVGQGTPFEQALRQRYGRSVSQLENAVKAALSRR